The Dioscorea cayenensis subsp. rotundata cultivar TDr96_F1 chromosome 19, TDr96_F1_v2_PseudoChromosome.rev07_lg8_w22 25.fasta, whole genome shotgun sequence genome includes a window with the following:
- the LOC120250164 gene encoding chaperone protein DnaJ-like codes for MSQDEFGFYKEGRGHGFPFGFDGFLSLLLKPKDYYQILEVGSDASDETIRSNFIRLALKWHPDKRKDEAGATSRFQQINEAYQVLSDPVKRQEYDAQGIRNIQGSSLNNYLNRNKGMILSCHGLGTGFSMW; via the exons ATGTCGCAAGACGAGTTCGGTTTCTATAAAGAAGGAAGAGGCCATGGCTTCCCTTTTGGTTTCGATGGCTTTCTCTCATTGCTTCTTAAACCAAAG GACTATTATCAGATTCTCGAGGTTGGTTCTGATGCCAGTGATGAGACTATTCGCTCCAATTTCATCCGCCTTGCTTTg aAGTGGCATCCTGATAAGAGGAAGGATGAGGCTGGTGCGACTTCAAGGTTTCAACAGATTAACGAAGCATATCAAG TTCTTAGTGATCCTGTCAAAAGGCAAGAATATGATGCACAGGGGATCAGGAACATCCAGGGCAGCAGTTTAAAT AATTACCTCAATCGAAACAAGGGAATGATATTGAGCTGCCATGGTCTTGGTACGGGATTTTCAATGTGGTAG
- the LOC120249854 gene encoding dolichyl-diphosphooligosaccharide--protein glycosyltransferase subunit 4A, translating into MIDDQDLGFFANFLGIFIFVLVIAYHYVMADPKYEGN; encoded by the coding sequence atgaTTGATGATCAGGACTTGGGATTCTTTGCCAACTTCCTTGGcatctttatatttgttttggtcATTGCATATCATTATGTGATGGCAGACCCAAAATACGAAGGGAACTAG
- the LOC120250247 gene encoding uncharacterized protein LOC120250247, translated as MHHHHHHHSQLLPCLQCHPQSYIRMVQHLIERCLILRMNRDDCVQALAQHACIQPLVTLAVWKGLLKENKGFFHSYLHEISPRHYNYKAHGRFSGFGRRKQWKCHGK; from the exons atgcatcatcatcatcatcatcattctcagCTCCTCCCTTGTTTGCAATGCCACCCACAAAGCTATATTAGAATG GTTCAACATTTGATTGAGAGATGTCTCATACTACGTATGAACCGTGATGATTGTGTTCAAGCTCTTGCTCAGCATGCATGCATTCAACCTCTTGTCACACTTGctg TTTGGAAAGGATTACTAAAAGAGAACAAGGGTTTCTTCCACTCATACTTGCATGAAATTTCACCAAGACATTATAACT ATAAAGCTCATGGGAGATTTTCAGGGTTTGGTAGAAGGAAGCAATGGAAATGTCATGgaaaatga
- the LOC120249330 gene encoding uncharacterized protein LOC120249330, whose amino-acid sequence MDTSAGNRTEAARNLAIAERLLAAHDLVGSKRFAEQALEHDPLIDGVDHVLAIAEVLLAAQTHPGDPFSILGLDRSAARTDPFSPSPQFPPQLLRASKVLSDAFSAISNERSSPTNASPFWTACPACCHVHQYAREYLDRNLRCPSCSRVFQSKALPEPPPIVPGTDSYFCSWAFFPIGFPSSPIDSHWKPFIPFFPQNPDSNTPKDPNFSPNSRDATFLEKNGDAPATGGTGRSKKVARKKVGGNMRKKVLTSEAIKATGININEVAGGGPEEKSMVEDDVEFHIDLDSTEELLGNLQNLPFLKDDEFSIRTD is encoded by the exons ATGGACACCAGCGCCGGCAACCGCACGGAGGCGGCGCGCAACCTCGCCATCGCCGAGCGCCTCCTCGCAGCGCACGATCTCGTCGGAAGCAAGCGATTCGCTGAGCAGGCCCTCGAGCACGATCCCCTCATCGACGGCGTCGACCACGTCCTCGCGATCGCCGAGGTCCTTCTCGCCGCCCAGACCCACCCTGGTGACCCTTTCTCTATCCTCGGCCTCGATCGATCCGCCGCCCGGACAGACCCCTTCAGCCCCTCGCCGCAATTTCC CCCTCAGCTGCTCAGGGCCTCGAAGGTCCTCTCCGATGCCTTCTCTGCTATCTCCAACGAGCGATCATCGCCAACTAACGCATCTCCCTTCTGGACCGCTTGCCCGGCGTGCTGCCACGTTCACCAGTATGCTCGGGAGTACCTTGATCGCAATCTCCGGTGCCCGTCGTGTAGCCGGGTATTCCAGTCCAAGGCGCTTCCGGAGCCGCCCCCCATCGTTCCCGGCACAGATTCCTACTTTTGCTCCTGGGCTTTCTTCCCCATCGGCTTCCCCTCATCCCCCATCGATTCCCACTGGAAGCCATTCATTCCATTCTTCCCTCAAAACCCAGATTCTAACACCCCTAAAGATCCGAACTTTAGCCCTAATTCCAGGGACGCCACGTTTCTAGAGAAGAATGGTGATGCCCCTGCGACAGGTGGCACGGGAAGGAGCAAGAAGGTAGcgaggaagaaggttggagGGAACATGAGAAAGAAAGTATTAACCTCGGAGGCCATCAAGGCGACGGGGATCAATATAAATGAGGTTGCAGGAGGGGGTCCAGAAGAGAAGAGTATGGTTGAGGATGATGTGGAGTTTCATATAGATTTAGATTCCACAGAAGAGTTGCTGGGGAATTTGCAGAACCTCCCTTTCCTCAAGGATGATGAGTTCTCCATTCGGACTGATTAG